The window TTGGCGATAAAGCtaaatgatacttccaagttgTTGTCTGTGTTGTCGTTAAttgggacctttagattctagggcGAGGGCGAGAACGAatacgagttttgattggcagtttttagcgaaaatacttcgaaaatttataacccatacgattaatcttactgtTTGTTAGCAgaataggttgctcagttattcttattgctgttacctgggcctttttgctgatcgaaaaatgccaaatcTGCTTccctgttgttgacttgttttgacacgacggcGTTTTTCACAActtcgtactaaaatgacgacgggaACACGTTTTTCCCACCAAATTGACACTGGTTTGCGctcgctcactgttgttctgtgAGAAAATCTCATACTcttagtcgttctcgtcctagaatctaaagctttGTAATGATGAGGATGACGGAGGTGGACGGGAAAATCATTTCATTTTTCATGGATTCACCCTCGTCAGCCGCacataaatacctcttactaagtCAGGGCGGCTTAGCGGTTAggagggaatttaagatctacaacggcgacggtcgacgaatacgtcacctcaaaatataacttggctctatcataagtctttcgcgattattcagtctcgttcacgtcctacaatgtgggcaaagtatcctaaaaataaattggtacgagcggttgcaaagttaaaatagagaatgaaagattctctgttgcatgcttacgttgtcgtcaaaacttcaaatttggtgatttcacgtcgtcgttaagCAGAGGACTGCAAGCATACGTGCtaaaattcgtgctgcacgtgcagcacgattatttatgctcttttaaccgatgatattcttgggtttcactcacgtgatcaacagccatgtttttcaacgaaatcaaaagaagacgttagcataatagctttcaattcccggaggattggatcgggataccaacatggccgccatttcattgtttggggacaccaatatggcggccgtgacgtcatgtgaaattcaagatttgttttgtggcgttgtcgtagtcgtagccgtcgtcgtttcttaaattccctattaacAGTGCCTTCCACCCTGGTTCGAGGTCGTAGGTTGGCcaagtttcagtcgatctcaatctgaatgtgagggtttttctccgggtactccggttttcctctcagTTAATTACATTCGGCTTCGGACGGATGCCCTCGATGGGGATAACCTGCgttatccttccctttcattgacttaaatgaataaagttgaatTAAATCAGAAagccataagggttgaaacgtgtaacggccccttgtgtgctgggaaacaagcttctgaatattcaatttactaagtaccatatttggaacaacaagagcgaggggtttccaaatatggtacttagcactgaaacattcaaccaatcagttcgcactgaatattcggaagctgtgaacgcacgttacacgtttcatcccttatgggtttctgattaaATTCAATCAAATAGAGTTctaggtccgtactgtaaaattacggaCCGAGTATTTTCCCGTTGATTTCGCACATGAGCCATAagtcaacgggaaaaaacgaggatctgTAATTTACATTAAGGACTGAGAAAACgaggttaataagatgtttattatatctctgtggTAGTtgaactagttgaagtcaagcggaaggttcaacaaCTGCTACAAAGATTGCTGAGTTAAAATCCGAAAAACAAaatcttggctgtttgaaatagttacATGCACGACTCAAACACTTTTGcaagtttatgtaacaaaaatgacatgaaaaacgtgctagagaatgttttatcgaaatttcgAATTTagcggcccgctaatttagccaataaCAGACCATTACAGCGCGTGTACTGTATATCAGTCCTTAATTTGACGAGGAAACATGCAATTAGTTgtttatagagcggttttcaatggccgtttttatactagagacgcataattcgtctgagacgaacttgggcaaacattatttctgcgtctgttaaattcgtctggtataaagacgggcacaataCGCATAATGCGTGTGGACGAAGTATCCACTTAACAGCGTCTtcaaagacgcactaaaatagattcttcgtccagacgtgtaatgcgtcttgtgcccgtctttatactagacgaatttaacagacgcagaaataATGTTtacccaagttcgtcccagacgaattatgcgtcttacatagttcgtcccgtctttacactagacggataacacgagcgtctggacggattatgcgtctctagtataaaaacagCCAATtgagcgcaatgaaccaatccgaattcgtagcaattccatgtaacttgctcaaagcgcggggaAAATCgtgcgtgcaagtcgcgattggttttggttataCTTCTCATTGGGTGATaaagtggcgcgagatttttaaaccaatcactgagcgtagcaattgcaatcgcgtaattactttcgactgCTCTTATATAAAGGGCAAAGAAGGTCAAAAACGCACGCTGTTGCGCAATTTCGTGGAAAACCATTCCAGTCTTCAGTTAGCGTCAATGAACTGTAAAACGCACGAATCATCTGAATgaagttttattttttgcacaaCAACCCTGAAGCTGTGAAACTAGTCCTGCTAAACAACAATTACTGCATGAACCAGGAGCTCATTATTTGGAGTCTCCATACGTATTATACCCTAGCTTGAGTCAACTGCTGAGTAGAACTGCTGAAAACACCCCATAAAAACCCCTCTGGGAGGTGCTtctgaaaataaaaagatacgggacaAGGTTGACTCTGAGGGTTAATATGgaaattcaatgaaatttgcTTCTGTCTCCGCCAATCAGCATTTAGTAATTCTGCCCTCTACTGTTATTTCTACAAACGTTTTCACAttacgaaacaagttgtttACAGGTGTTGTACTGAGCAGCGTTTCAAGCAACTCgtctcgtttcgatgatcacTCCCACACGAGGTTAGAGGACCATTTTCATCggctggtgccgcaaaccgttgcGATTCAACAGGGCAGATGAAACACTGCGCAATGTTTAAAAAACTCGTtgcaaccgttgcggaaagtagaactcgAGTCTgctttccgcaacggtttctgAAACTGGTCTCGTTGGCCGTTTCAAGgttacattgggcaatgattcgtgcaGCTTGTCTagcaatggcgttgcgagacattGCACAGTGTTACTTACAGCGCCTTAACACTGTATAGAACTGCATCTTATAGCACCAGTCCAATGAGAGAGCTGGGTAATCGGTGACAAATCAAGAAATTGATGACaatggtttgagccaccttaattcttGTGGTATACagtgttttcactgtcacgcaataacaaataaaatctacgtctacatctacatctacatctacatctatatctatatctacatgttccagcactcggcaaagtccctttttgactcgtggctgtttctgcttaggttgGACTCggacaccacaagcctttttagagacatcatcGCCAAGCCGctcacttctgctggagagaacagaacagccacaacaccggggactttatcccctactcttttcgaatagtgtgtgggttttttaacgtcccactgggaacttatgaacatagaagatatttgtgagacggggcctacgggttatagtccttatccgagaagacttgaaagtctgtacatttgcagatgaaattacaaaggcagcactttctcctcagttattttaagatcctgagtgttgatccggccggggttcgaacccgcgacctcccgcataaCAGCCTCCACCAACtcagccaccggtgcgcggtgaaaCCGTTCAAACCgttcaaagaaagaagccaagaaaatgaaatgttataAAAGTCTAATACATAAATAACTCCTCCAAGTCTCAAGTCTGTTTGGTGCATCGTTACTGAGTTATTTGCCGAAACATGTCACTCAATTTTACAGACCTTTCTATGGAGACGCCATCTTTGTGTTCCCCGGAGGGACACCAATATGGCGACCTCGAATCAACAAAACATCTGGACCTCAGTTTGCTATAAAAGACCCCTCTTTTTGCTCATGAGCTGAATTAAATAACCATAAACATGTTTCTACAGCTTGTAATGCTTAAattaatttgccaaaaatcacAGCGCGGAACTGTTTTTTGGACGGTCACCCAGGGcggaaattcaaaataaaaaccGCTACGGGACCTCAAACAGGTAATCTTTTTACCTGGTATCGataaaaaatcagaaaacctAGCAGCTTTGATTTTACAATTTCATGACGTCACGTGATAAGTCGCCTAGGGTTAGTGGCGCATGGGTTTGCGCGCAACTTGCTCCATCGTTGTTTTTTATCTTGTGCAAAAACCGCCCACGTGCGACCTCCTGTGATCTATTTTGTCATGCGAGTGCGGAACGAAGTTCACTCTGGAAAGGAAAGTCATTCTGATATCAAATGAGACAGCCATCTTCGTCGTTGAACCACGGGATGGCTATTGGGTTGCTCGGCCCAATGCTTTTTGCGTTTTGAATGATGTCGCGTGATCATAACCTCACCTCATCTTGTACTTTGGCCAAATGCCAAAATCAAGGGAATGTTATAGCAAAACAAACACGCTTCGAGGAGAAAATAAAGGTCCCCCAATCACAATTTATCCCGAATTTTAACATATGTTTCTTAACTTTTATTAATCGGAGGATTGTAAGTAGCAAGTGCTCTTTGATAGTGTATAATAATTGCTGCCCGCACAGGGCAACCTCCTATTTCTGCCTTGATATCTGGACTTCAGGTGATCTGTTTGTTAGCACTTCCCAGACCCCACTGCGTACAAAGTCTGCGATTGGTGAATTTATGTTTGACAGTCATCACTAAGCTGAACATTAACCCCAAACACTAAAAACTATTGTTCACATGccataaaataattattattgtcttttcattcatatgcaaagtagaaccatcaccatcacaaaaacgtcgcacatagactcgctttgaagaggaggcagacattaacttggaaatggcctgaTCCTAGTCTTCGAAAACATTCATACTAgcgcttatttattccaaaatgcacgagaaaaatcatatgATTACTTcttaataattatcataaaaagtaGAAGCAACGGGCGCTTATCACGCAATTACACAAAAACTGTGccatccagggctcgcatttgatCTCTGAGTTCTCTTTTCTCATTAGCGAATCACAAAGCTTGGTTTTTTATTACTTCCTTTTGCAacgaattacctcttttctgcaatGTTACCTGAAACAGCacttctcttagccaatcaaaatggagaTATTTTTCAATTATTACTAGAGGACCAccggtaagattttttgggaaatctatccatgcgagaaattttggttatgacgtcagcgtacgCCCGCCCTCGCGTACAGATTAGGGACCTTACGATACGATGACGGCAAACCTTTGCGACGGCAGAGGAAAGACGGGAAGAACTGGGTCGAGGTTGCcgttttggcgcgaaatttgggTTGTTACGAAGTAAGCAAGACGGCGACGTCAAAACATAAACATAGTCCGTAAAAACAGTCCAAAGTTGTTTTTGCATGGCTAGTCTAAGACAGACCAGAGAAGCGTTGCTTCTTTCTCACGCGATTGAAGTTATCGACGAAGAAGAATTTTTGCTGTTATACGATGTCAATAAGTCAAAGAATCCAAGTTATCCTTACTGGAATTATGACGCTTTTGACCTGGATTCGATGACTGACGATGAATGCAAATCCGAATTTCGATTCCTTAAAAATGATGTATATCTGCTGGAAGAAACTTTGGATATTCCTGATGCTATCAAGTGCTACAATGGGGTTGTTGTGGATGGAGTGGAGGCGTTATGCATCATGTTAAAACGCTTTTCTTACCCGTGCCGATATGTTGACATGATGCCCAGATTTGGCAGAGCTGTACCCCAATTAAGTATGATTTCTAACCGCATTGCAGACATCATATTTGACGATTACGGTCACCTCCTTAGGAATTTGGCGCAGCCATGGCTATCCCAGGCAGAACTAAAGCAGTTTGCAGAGTCTATCCACGCGAAAGGAGCTCCTTTGGAAACCTGTTGGGGTTTTATCGATGGAACGGTTCGGCCACTTTGCAAACCGGGCCAAAACCAGCGGGCACTTTACAATGGCCACAAAAGGGTTCATTCGATAAAATTTCAGTCTGTTGTGGCACCCAATGGCCTAATAGCAAACTTGTATGGTCCTGTTGAGGGAAAACGGCACGATAGCGGACTGCTTGCAGATTCTGGCCTACTTAATGACCTGTCACGCTACTCTTTTGCCCCAGATGGTACCCCTCTATGCATTTACGGCGATCCGGCATATCCTTTACGGGTGCATTTGCAGGGACCTTTTAAAGGAGCTGCTCTAACACCTCTGGAACAGCACTTTAATAAGTCCATGAGCCAAGTCAGGGTTGCTGTAGAGTGGGTTTTTGGAGACATTACAAACTACTTTGCCTTCTTGGACttcaaaaaaaatcttaaaataGGGCTTAGTCCAGTTGGCAAAATGTACATTGTTTGTTCTCTGTTGAGAAATGCACATACATGTTTGTACCACTCATCAACTTCTGAGTTCTTCGGTATTGACCCACCAGCAATTAAGGATTACTTCACATAAAACCTCATGCAGTCAGTACATGGAAACGTTTGCTATAAATTAGCATAACAAAAAATGGTCTGTTTAATGTTACAACTGCATATATCATACACTTTTTGTTTGGGTTTGGACTTTTATGGTAGACTGTTGTATATATGGCATTATACTTGTTTCTCTTTAAAACCTACAAAGAAGTGTAAACAGCAATGAAACTGGTTATAAAAAATCGAATGAAAGGATCATTTAAGAGAATTAAAAGTTAGGATAtcagaataatttttttaagaCATTAAAAAGCAATGCAATTCCCAATTCTAAAGACAGAAATGCGTGTTAAGCATTACATTGAACATCGATAagtcactttttaaaaaaataatcacTTAGAAACAAGTTTTTGAACGAGTGCAAGAAGCATTTGATTTTGCTGCTGTTGCTGCTGTGAAAGGGCCAGTAACGCATTGTGTTGTTGTTCACTCTGCTTATGAAATGCATGTAGCatttgctgctgttgttgttggaaTGACACCTGCATGTCTCGCTGGGCTTGTTGCTCCTCCACCTTTATTTTCATACTTTCCTCAGCCCGTTGTCTGAGATAAGCTATGGTTTCACTTCCACTGGTTCGGTGTTTCTTCTGCTGCACATGCTCCTCTCCTTGATCAGCTTTCCGCTTTTGAGTTTCACCCAGTTTTTCAAGAGCTTTCTTTCGCATTTCCTGAGCTTgtgcttttcctttttcttctgaGACTTTATCCTGAGCATGGATTTGTGTCACCATCTCTTCCTCTAGGGCTAAAATTTCTTCCAGTAGCATATCGAGCTCAGTGATTTCTGGGCTGATACCAGATGCTTTCTCTTCGTTTCTAATCTTTGTCTTGTACTTCTCCGCAAGCGGGTTGAATCTTTCCCTTACTGAACGTTTGTTTACTTTAAACTTTGGCTTGTCAATTTGATTCAGACTTTCGACAATCAAATTCCATATCCGTCCTCTTTCGGGACTGCCTTTTTTTGCCTTAAAAGGCTGCATAAGGCGCACCTCTTTGCAAAACATGACATCGTGTTCATACGTCCACTCCATAGGGGTTCTAAACATGCATGTAAACAAAACGTATACGTGATAATGAGCTATCGCTACGAAAATTGAAATGTAACTGAAAGTACAAGCAGTGGAAGTGACTTCAATATGCTAATCTATTAAGGCTTCAAACAACACGGTTCAATAATAGCTGTTCCTCGTGTAggtacaaaaataaacaaataaattggtGGAACTTGAGTTTTCCGAGAACAGGCAGGCAAACAAATATCCGTGAATAAGCTTATTAATTTCacctaaaatcgatgtcacttgtaaattacacaaAAACCTTAAGCAAGTATTGAATCAGTAGATAAAGACTAAGGTTGCATAAATTTTTAGAGCTTACATTTCGAAGTGCAGCACTACACGGAATACCTCAACGCAATGCTCGAAGTCAAAAATGCGAAAATGTACATGAGGTTAAAAGAGAGTGGACGTTACAAGGTAAACTAGGTAAATACTTCTAAATTTTCAATGAAACGTCCTAGCTTAAGGGGTTTTCAAACCATTTTTACGTAAACGTCTCCCTATTTTGGTGGAAAGTGCggaaaaacttaaaaaaaatactcACGTTTTCGGCACAACGTCAGAGCCCGCCATTTCACGTTGTAGAGAAAGGCCGACGGCAGACCAAGAACGCTTGGTAACCACCCATTTATGATTTTGATTTCCTCTCGCCGTCACAGGGGTTTACCGTCGTCCTATCGTAAGGTCCctactgtcggggtggaggtggggaggcaggataGGCTCTGGGGATcggagtgttcgggcaattttccttggcgggaagtTGCGTGGCAgcacccgcgtttttctggcgggaaatcatattagtgaagAGCAACTAAACAAAGATTATTAAAAGCAGAAAAGAGcagaagaggcgacgaaatttgagaaattaaagcgaagaaagcctcgagagaaggCGAGGAAGgcgaagaagagaaaatttcaacgACGAACAacagctgagagaaatagagcgagagacaaatcACTAATTTACAACGGCtggctttcaggtaatgttttccttcatGCCTCGCCGCCTCACGTATTTTTTAAAACTCGCTAACAAAA of the Montipora foliosa isolate CH-2021 chromosome 14, ASM3666993v2, whole genome shotgun sequence genome contains:
- the LOC137985353 gene encoding uncharacterized protein: MASLRQTREALLLSHAIEVIDEEEFLLLYDVNKSKNPSYPYWNYDAFDLDSMTDDECKSEFRFLKNDVYLLEETLDIPDAIKCYNGVVVDGVEALCIMLKRFSYPCRYVDMMPRFGRAVPQLSMISNRIADIIFDDYGHLLRNLAQPWLSQAELKQFAESIHAKGAPLETCWGFIDGTVRPLCKPGQNQRALYNGHKRVHSIKFQSVVAPNGLIANLYGPVEGKRHDSGLLADSGLLNDLSRYSFAPDGTPLCIYGDPAYPLRVHLQGPFKGAALTPLEQHFNKSMSQVRVAVEWVFGDITNYFAFLDFKKNLKIGLSPVGKMYIVCSLLRNAHTCLYHSSTSEFFGIDPPAIKDYFT